The following are encoded in a window of Anser cygnoides isolate HZ-2024a breed goose chromosome 33, Taihu_goose_T2T_genome, whole genome shotgun sequence genomic DNA:
- the TTC24 gene encoding tetratricopeptide repeat protein 24 isoform X5, translated as MDPTDPTDPTAPTDPTAPMDPTAPMDPTAPTDPAVPVDPTARRRKSRKKGKEKLAVVEEAEEGGNGAAGRAAEIEGLTQAGHRALGLRDVRGALACFRKAFLLSLGTASPRLRRVCAFNLGAAYVEAGKPRKGLKFLLESQPAEGEPLGGLYFNIGAADEGLRDFPKALEYFGKAAGPCRAGSQAVEMGCCYLGMREPARAARCFLEAARSYAVAESPEAAAVALSRASGSMLQSRRFGAAEIARILTWCRSLCDSIADPALRGKLYNEVGLGFSQLHVFSLASESFERALALCQGTLGRRGEAALLQNLGAARNALRSFGTALGLHRRAAVLHGAVGNRRAQGQCFGNLAYAFSQLGNHEAAAENYLHALQAFRDSGDVQGQWQACEGLGAARFHLGNPQKAVRHYQEALTLLSHCPGTPRAAGERIVSQLTRALQHQLCLHRHPSRWGAPVPSPALGFGGQGHVRVAPGPPVLPAGAPQDLSPLQFCSVLPRASGTRLRGSEVSFREKVGDEPHQPALGAQPGIPGAAAPARDPAAEPQAPRRHPASSEEDEDGPSTPPGRRSQPHVNGLRDEGEHPRRCWISAEACAGTGRRDCGDGWPKHFWLASHVGF; from the exons atggaccccacagaccccacggaccccacagcccccacggaccccacagcccccatggaccccacagcccccatggaccccacagcccccacagACCCCGCAGTCCCCGTGGACCCCAcggccaggaggaggaagagtcggaagaaagggaaggagaagctcGCGGTGGTGGAGGAAGCTGAGGAAGGGGGGAACGGTGCCGCGGGGCGAGCGGCCGAGATCGAGGGGTTGACGCAAGCCGGGCACCGGGCGCTGGGGCTGCGAGACGTGCGGGGGGCCCTGGCGTGCTTCAGGAAGGCGTTCCTGCTCTCGCTGGGCACCGCGAGCCCCCGGCTCCGCAGGGTTTGCGCCTTCAACCTGGGGGCTGCCTACGTGGAGGCTGGGAAGCCCAGAAAGGGCCTAAAATTCCTCCTCGAGTCCCAGCCCGCAGAGGGTGAACCCCTCGGGGGGCTTTATTTCAACATCGGGGCGGCTGACGAGGGGCTCAGGGACTTCCCAAAGGCTCTGGAGTATTTTGGCAAAGCGGCCGGGCCGTGCCGCGCCGGCAGCCAGGCGGTGGAGATGGGCTGCTGCTACCTGGGGATGCGGGAGCCAGCACGAGCCGCCCGGTGCTTCTTGGAGGCCGCGCGCAGCTACGCGGTGGCCGAGAGCCCCGAGGCCGCCGCGGTGGCTCTGAGCAGGGCGAGCGGCTCCATGCTGCAGAGCCGGCGGTTCGGGGCGGCAGAAATCGCACGGATCCTCACCTGGTGTCGCTCGCTCTGCGACAGCATCGCCGACCCGGCCCTGCGAG GGAAGCTCTACAACGAGGTCGGCCTCGGCTTCTCCCAGCTCCACGTCTTCTCCCTGGCCAGCGAGAGCTTCGAGCGAGCCCTCGCCCTGTGCCAGGGCACGCTGGGGCGGCGAGGGGAGGCTGCACTGCTGCAGAACCTGGGCGCTGCCCGCAACGCGCTGCGCAGCTTCGGCACGGCCCTGGGCTTGCACCGGCGAGCGGCGGTGCTGCACG GTGCCGTGGGGAACCGGAGGGCCCAAGGGCAGTGCTTCGGAAACCTGGCGTACGCCTTCAGCCAGCTCGGGAACCACGAGGCTGCCGCAGAGAATTACCTCCACGCCCTGCAAGCCTTCCGGGATTCGG GGGACGTGCAGGGGCAGTGGCAAGCATGCGAGGGGCTGGGAGCCGCCCGCTTCCACCTGGGGAACCCCCAGAAAGCCGTCAGGCACTACCAGGAGGCCCTGACTCTGCTGTCCCACTGCCCG GGCACCCCCAGGGCGGCCGGCGAGCGGATCGTCAGCCAGCTCACCCGCGccctccagcaccagctctgcctccaCCGCCACCCCTCACGTTGGGGTGCCCCGGTGCCG AGCCCTGCTTTGGGGTTTGGCGGACAGGGACACGTGCGTGTGGCCCCCGGGCCACCCGTCCTCCCTGCCGGTGCCCCGCAGGACCTCAGCCCGCTGCAGTTTTGCTCCGTGCTGCCCCGTGCCAGTGGGACACGGCTCCGGGGAAGCGAGGT GTCCTTCAGGGAGAAAGTTGGGGACGAGCCACACCAGCCTGCGCTGGGAGCACAGCCTGGGATTCCAG gagcagcagccccggcccgcGACCCCGCAGCGGAGCCCCAGGCCCCTCGCCGGCACCCGGCCAGCTCcgaggaggatgaggatggccCCAGCACACCTCCGGGGCGTCGCAGCCAGCCCCACGTTAACGG GCTCCGGGATGAAGGCGAACATCCACGGCGGTGCTGGATTTCAGCCGAAGCTTGCGCAGGGACAGGACGTAGGGACTGCGGCGACGGCTGGCCAAAACACTTCTGGCTGGCATCACACGTTGGATTTTAG
- the TTC24 gene encoding tetratricopeptide repeat protein 24 isoform X6 — MDPTDPTDPTAPTDPTAPMDPTAPMDPTAPTDPAVPVDPTARRRKSRKKGKEKLAVVEEAEEGGNGAAGRAAEIEGLTQAGHRALGLRDVRGALACFRKAFLLSLGTASPRLRRVCAFNLGAAYVEAGKPRKGLKFLLESQPAEGEPLGGLYFNIGAADEGLRDFPKALEYFGKAAGPCRAGSQAVEMGCCYLGMREPARAARCFLEAARSYAVAESPEAAAVALSRASGSMLQSRRFGAAEIARILTWCRSLCDSIADPALRGKLYNEVGLGFSQLHVFSLASESFERALALCQGTLGRRGEAALLQNLGAARNALRSFGTALGLHRRAAVLHGAVGNRRAQGQCFGNLAYAFSQLGNHEAAAENYLHALQAFRDSGDVQGQWQACEGLGAARFHLGNPQKAVRHYQEALTLLSHCPGTPRAAGERIVSQLTRALQHQLCLHRHPSRWGAPVPSPALGFGGQGHVRVAPGPPVLPAGAPQDLSPLQFCSVLPRASGTRLRGSEVSFREKVGDEPHQPALGAQPGIPGAAAPARDPAAEPQAPRRHPASSEEDEDGPSTPPGRRSQPHVNGRSLRRDRT, encoded by the exons atggaccccacagaccccacggaccccacagcccccacggaccccacagcccccatggaccccacagcccccatggaccccacagcccccacagACCCCGCAGTCCCCGTGGACCCCAcggccaggaggaggaagagtcggaagaaagggaaggagaagctcGCGGTGGTGGAGGAAGCTGAGGAAGGGGGGAACGGTGCCGCGGGGCGAGCGGCCGAGATCGAGGGGTTGACGCAAGCCGGGCACCGGGCGCTGGGGCTGCGAGACGTGCGGGGGGCCCTGGCGTGCTTCAGGAAGGCGTTCCTGCTCTCGCTGGGCACCGCGAGCCCCCGGCTCCGCAGGGTTTGCGCCTTCAACCTGGGGGCTGCCTACGTGGAGGCTGGGAAGCCCAGAAAGGGCCTAAAATTCCTCCTCGAGTCCCAGCCCGCAGAGGGTGAACCCCTCGGGGGGCTTTATTTCAACATCGGGGCGGCTGACGAGGGGCTCAGGGACTTCCCAAAGGCTCTGGAGTATTTTGGCAAAGCGGCCGGGCCGTGCCGCGCCGGCAGCCAGGCGGTGGAGATGGGCTGCTGCTACCTGGGGATGCGGGAGCCAGCACGAGCCGCCCGGTGCTTCTTGGAGGCCGCGCGCAGCTACGCGGTGGCCGAGAGCCCCGAGGCCGCCGCGGTGGCTCTGAGCAGGGCGAGCGGCTCCATGCTGCAGAGCCGGCGGTTCGGGGCGGCAGAAATCGCACGGATCCTCACCTGGTGTCGCTCGCTCTGCGACAGCATCGCCGACCCGGCCCTGCGAG GGAAGCTCTACAACGAGGTCGGCCTCGGCTTCTCCCAGCTCCACGTCTTCTCCCTGGCCAGCGAGAGCTTCGAGCGAGCCCTCGCCCTGTGCCAGGGCACGCTGGGGCGGCGAGGGGAGGCTGCACTGCTGCAGAACCTGGGCGCTGCCCGCAACGCGCTGCGCAGCTTCGGCACGGCCCTGGGCTTGCACCGGCGAGCGGCGGTGCTGCACG GTGCCGTGGGGAACCGGAGGGCCCAAGGGCAGTGCTTCGGAAACCTGGCGTACGCCTTCAGCCAGCTCGGGAACCACGAGGCTGCCGCAGAGAATTACCTCCACGCCCTGCAAGCCTTCCGGGATTCGG GGGACGTGCAGGGGCAGTGGCAAGCATGCGAGGGGCTGGGAGCCGCCCGCTTCCACCTGGGGAACCCCCAGAAAGCCGTCAGGCACTACCAGGAGGCCCTGACTCTGCTGTCCCACTGCCCG GGCACCCCCAGGGCGGCCGGCGAGCGGATCGTCAGCCAGCTCACCCGCGccctccagcaccagctctgcctccaCCGCCACCCCTCACGTTGGGGTGCCCCGGTGCCG AGCCCTGCTTTGGGGTTTGGCGGACAGGGACACGTGCGTGTGGCCCCCGGGCCACCCGTCCTCCCTGCCGGTGCCCCGCAGGACCTCAGCCCGCTGCAGTTTTGCTCCGTGCTGCCCCGTGCCAGTGGGACACGGCTCCGGGGAAGCGAGGT GTCCTTCAGGGAGAAAGTTGGGGACGAGCCACACCAGCCTGCGCTGGGAGCACAGCCTGGGATTCCAG gagcagcagccccggcccgcGACCCCGCAGCGGAGCCCCAGGCCCCTCGCCGGCACCCGGCCAGCTCcgaggaggatgaggatggccCCAGCACACCTCCGGGGCGTCGCAGCCAGCCCCACGTTAACGG CCGAAGCTTGCGCAGGGACAGGACGTAG
- the TTC24 gene encoding tetratricopeptide repeat protein 24 isoform X8, giving the protein MAAELRAQPTAPVDPTAPADPTAPTDPTAPADPTAPADPTAPMDPTAPADPTAPTAPTGPTDPTAPTAPTGPTDPMDPTDPTDPTAPTDPTAPMDPTAPMDPTAPTDPAVPVDPTARRRKSRKKGKEKLAVVEEAEEGGNGAAGRAAEIEGLTQAGHRALGLRDVRGALACFRKAFLLSLGTASPRLRRVCAFNLGAAYVEAGKPRKGLKFLLESQPAEGEPLGGLYFNIGAADEGLRDFPKALEYFGKAAGPCRAGSQAVEMGCCYLGMREPARAARCFLEAARSYAVAESPEAAAVALSRASGSMLQSRRFGAAEIARILTWCRSLCDSIADPALRGKLYNEVGLGFSQLHVFSLASESFERALALCQGTLGRRGEAALLQNLGAARNALRSFGTALGLHRRAAVLHGAVGNRRAQGQCFGNLAYAFSQLGNHEAAAENYLHALQAFRDSGPSGRKLGTSHTSLRWEHSLGFQEQQPRPATPQRSPRPLAGTRPAPRRMRMAPAHLRGVAASPTLTAEACAGTGRRDCGDGWPKHFWLASHVGF; this is encoded by the exons ATGGCTGCAGAACTGAGAGCACAGCCCACAGCCCCCGtggaccccacagcccccgcggaccccacagcccccacagaccccacagcccccgcggaccccacagcccccgcagaccccacagcccccatggaccccacagcccccgcggaccccacagcccccacagcccccacaggccccacagaccccacagcccccacagcccccacaggccccacagaccccatggaccccacagaccccacggaccccacagcccccacggaccccacagcccccatggaccccacagcccccatggaccccacagcccccacagACCCCGCAGTCCCCGTGGACCCCAcggccaggaggaggaagagtcggaagaaagggaaggagaagctcGCGGTGGTGGAGGAAGCTGAGGAAGGGGGGAACGGTGCCGCGGGGCGAGCGGCCGAGATCGAGGGGTTGACGCAAGCCGGGCACCGGGCGCTGGGGCTGCGAGACGTGCGGGGGGCCCTGGCGTGCTTCAGGAAGGCGTTCCTGCTCTCGCTGGGCACCGCGAGCCCCCGGCTCCGCAGGGTTTGCGCCTTCAACCTGGGGGCTGCCTACGTGGAGGCTGGGAAGCCCAGAAAGGGCCTAAAATTCCTCCTCGAGTCCCAGCCCGCAGAGGGTGAACCCCTCGGGGGGCTTTATTTCAACATCGGGGCGGCTGACGAGGGGCTCAGGGACTTCCCAAAGGCTCTGGAGTATTTTGGCAAAGCGGCCGGGCCGTGCCGCGCCGGCAGCCAGGCGGTGGAGATGGGCTGCTGCTACCTGGGGATGCGGGAGCCAGCACGAGCCGCCCGGTGCTTCTTGGAGGCCGCGCGCAGCTACGCGGTGGCCGAGAGCCCCGAGGCCGCCGCGGTGGCTCTGAGCAGGGCGAGCGGCTCCATGCTGCAGAGCCGGCGGTTCGGGGCGGCAGAAATCGCACGGATCCTCACCTGGTGTCGCTCGCTCTGCGACAGCATCGCCGACCCGGCCCTGCGAG GGAAGCTCTACAACGAGGTCGGCCTCGGCTTCTCCCAGCTCCACGTCTTCTCCCTGGCCAGCGAGAGCTTCGAGCGAGCCCTCGCCCTGTGCCAGGGCACGCTGGGGCGGCGAGGGGAGGCTGCACTGCTGCAGAACCTGGGCGCTGCCCGCAACGCGCTGCGCAGCTTCGGCACGGCCCTGGGCTTGCACCGGCGAGCGGCGGTGCTGCACG GTGCCGTGGGGAACCGGAGGGCCCAAGGGCAGTGCTTCGGAAACCTGGCGTACGCCTTCAGCCAGCTCGGGAACCACGAGGCTGCCGCAGAGAATTACCTCCACGCCCTGCAAGCCTTCCGGGATTCGG GTCCTTCAGGGAGAAAGTTGGGGACGAGCCACACCAGCCTGCGCTGGGAGCACAGCCTGGGATTCCAG gagcagcagccccggcccgcGACCCCGCAGCGGAGCCCCAGGCCCCTCGCCGGCACCCGGCCAGCTCcgaggaggatgaggatggccCCAGCACACCTCCGGGGCGTCGCAGCCAGCCCCACGTTAACGG CCGAAGCTTGCGCAGGGACAGGACGTAGGGACTGCGGCGACGGCTGGCCAAAACACTTCTGGCTGGCATCACACGTTGGATTTTAG